In the genome of Saprospira sp. CCB-QB6, one region contains:
- the lysA gene encoding diaminopimelate decarboxylase has product MQWNDALERYELGQVALEDLVQEFGSPLFVYDSEKIKSQYLKMEQALSACPSVKINYACKALSNLTVLKLLRSLGAGLDAVSYQEIKLGLAAGFAPEDIIYTPNSVGAEELEAALALGVKLNIDNIEMLEYLGHKYPGQAFCIRINPHIMAGGNAKISVGHIDSKFGISIHQMPLVERIVSSLKLNIEGVHMHTGSDILNVEVFSMAADILFNIARKFDTLRYIDLGSGFKVKYKESDIETDMQEFGQEISQRFNALCEELGRELTLMFEPGKYLVSESGCFLAQANVIKQTISTIFVGIDSGFNHLIRPMFYDAYHEIVNISNPTGKPKIYTVVGYICETDTFGYNRKLAEVREGDILAFKNAGAYCFSMASNYNSRYRPAEVLLHEGKAYLIRERETFEDLIRLQADLDIF; this is encoded by the coding sequence ATGCAATGGAATGATGCGCTAGAGCGCTACGAATTGGGCCAAGTTGCCCTAGAAGATTTAGTTCAAGAGTTTGGTAGCCCGCTATTTGTCTATGATAGCGAAAAAATTAAATCTCAATATCTGAAGATGGAGCAAGCCCTATCCGCCTGCCCCTCCGTTAAAATTAACTATGCTTGTAAGGCCCTAAGCAACCTGACGGTCCTCAAGCTATTACGTAGCCTTGGCGCTGGACTAGATGCCGTTTCCTATCAAGAAATTAAGTTGGGCTTGGCCGCTGGCTTCGCTCCCGAAGATATCATTTATACCCCAAATTCAGTAGGTGCAGAGGAGCTAGAAGCCGCCCTCGCTCTAGGCGTCAAACTCAATATCGATAATATCGAAATGCTAGAGTATTTGGGCCACAAATATCCCGGTCAAGCTTTTTGTATCCGAATTAACCCCCATATTATGGCTGGTGGAAATGCAAAAATTTCTGTGGGCCATATCGACTCTAAATTTGGCATTTCTATCCACCAAATGCCCCTGGTCGAACGAATTGTAAGCAGCCTCAAGCTCAATATTGAAGGGGTGCACATGCACACGGGCTCCGATATTTTGAATGTGGAGGTCTTTTCTATGGCTGCCGATATTCTCTTCAATATTGCCCGCAAATTCGATACGCTCCGCTATATAGATCTGGGCAGTGGCTTTAAAGTGAAGTACAAAGAAAGCGATATCGAAACCGATATGCAGGAGTTTGGCCAAGAGATTTCTCAACGCTTTAATGCCCTTTGCGAGGAGTTGGGCCGAGAACTTACCCTGATGTTTGAACCCGGAAAGTATTTGGTCAGCGAATCAGGCTGCTTTTTGGCCCAAGCTAATGTGATTAAACAAACAATTTCTACCATTTTTGTCGGTATAGATAGCGGCTTTAACCACCTTATCCGCCCCATGTTCTACGATGCCTATCACGAGATTGTCAATATCTCGAACCCCACGGGCAAACCCAAAATTTATACGGTGGTGGGCTACATTTGCGAGACCGATACTTTTGGCTATAACCGCAAACTGGCCGAGGTCCGAGAAGGCGATATTTTGGCCTTCAAAAATGCAGGTGCCTACTGCTTTTCTATGGCCTCCAATTACAATTCTCGCTACCGCCCTGCAGAGGTCCTCTTGCACGAAGGCAAGGCTTATCTCATCCGCGAGCGAGAAACTTTTGAAGATCTGATTCGCCTACAAGCTGATTTAGATATTTTTTAG
- a CDS encoding anthranilate synthase component II, giving the protein MRLLLIDNYDSFTFNLYDYFLRLECKVEVIRNDAADLLSQLAQGNWDGLLLSPGPERPEKAGQLMAALDLAYALKIPTLGICLGHQAIGLKWGADLERAKLPMHGKVSEISHQGNGLFEDLPQPMSVMRYHSLILENLPSRLEATAFSPSGEIMALRDKLAPVWGVQFHPESILSPQGLSLLANWLRYLALTK; this is encoded by the coding sequence ATGCGTTTATTGCTAATAGATAATTATGATTCCTTTACCTTTAATCTTTATGATTACTTCTTACGTTTAGAATGTAAGGTAGAGGTCATTAGAAATGATGCGGCGGATTTGCTGTCGCAATTGGCCCAAGGTAATTGGGATGGTTTACTCCTTTCTCCTGGTCCAGAACGGCCCGAAAAAGCGGGGCAACTCATGGCTGCCCTAGATTTGGCCTATGCCTTGAAAATTCCCACTTTGGGCATTTGTTTAGGACATCAGGCCATTGGTTTAAAATGGGGGGCGGACTTAGAGCGGGCCAAATTGCCCATGCATGGCAAGGTCTCTGAGATTAGTCATCAGGGAAATGGTCTTTTTGAAGATTTGCCTCAGCCAATGTCGGTGATGCGTTACCATTCGCTCATTTTAGAAAATTTGCCTAGTCGTCTAGAAGCCACGGCTTTTAGCCCAAGCGGGGAAATTATGGCATTACGGGATAAATTGGCCCCAGTTTGGGGAGTACAATTTCATCCAGAATCAATACTTAGCCCTCAGGGACTCTCACTTTTGGCCAACTGGCTCCGCTATCTGGCCCTCACAAAATAA
- a CDS encoding CBS domain-containing protein, which yields MLAANLISYAVPPLRASDSGEKALNWMSDFHVRHLPIVEDRQLLGILSEDELLNFNAPEESILENEPILLHKSVEPGQHLFEVMKLIVDTNLTVVPVLDQEQNYLGLITLENLLRHFAETGAISHPGGMLLVRMPARDYSLAEIARLIETENCKVLSCFISSAPTDAHLELTLKLNRQDLKHVVATLERFGYEVESFYESEYLDDLRDRYEGLMRYLNM from the coding sequence ATGCTTGCAGCCAATTTGATCTCTTATGCCGTGCCCCCTTTGCGGGCCAGCGATAGTGGCGAAAAAGCCCTTAATTGGATGAGTGATTTCCATGTTCGACACCTCCCTATTGTAGAGGATCGACAGCTTTTGGGCATCCTTTCTGAGGATGAGCTACTCAACTTTAATGCACCAGAAGAAAGCATTTTGGAGAATGAGCCCATTTTGCTGCATAAGAGTGTAGAGCCTGGTCAGCACCTTTTTGAGGTGATGAAACTGATTGTAGACACCAATTTGACGGTGGTTCCTGTTTTGGACCAAGAACAAAATTATTTGGGTTTAATTACCTTAGAGAACTTGCTTCGGCATTTTGCTGAAACGGGAGCGATTTCTCATCCTGGGGGCATGTTGCTGGTCCGCATGCCTGCTCGTGATTACTCTTTGGCCGAGATTGCCCGTTTGATTGAAACGGAAAACTGCAAGGTTTTGAGTTGTTTTATTTCTTCGGCTCCAACAGATGCTCATTTAGAGTTGACGCTCAAGCTGAATCGGCAAGATCTTAAGCATGTGGTAGCGACTTTAGAGCGTTTTGGTTATGAGGTAGAATCCTTTTATGAATCAGAATATTTAGACGATTTGCGAGATCGTTATGAGGGGTTAATGCGTTACCTCAATATGTAA